GTACGACCTGGCGACGCGGGAGCTGGTGCGGATCGAGACGCCGGCCGGTTCGGTCTCGGGTGCGACGGCCCGGCCGGGCGGGGAGGTGGAGTACCTGTGGTCCTCGGCCGCGCTGCCGCCCCAGGTCCGCTCGACATCGGGCGGTGTCGTGCTCGATCCCCCGGGCATGAAGGCGCCGGAATCGGTGCCGGTCGAGGATGCCTGGGTGGAGGGGCCGGGCGGCCGGATCCACGCGCTGGTGCAGAGGCCGGCGGGTGCGACGGGCCCGCTGCCGACCGTCTTTGAGATCCACGGCGGCCCGACCTGGCACGACAGCGACGAATTCGCGGCGGGCCCGGCGGCGTGGGTCGACCACGGATACGCGGTCGTACGGGTCAACTACCGCGGCTCGACTGGGTACGGCCGGCAATGGACGGACGCCCTCAAGCACCGGGTCGGGCTGATCGAGCTGGAGGACATCGCGGCGGTCCGGGAGTGGGCGGTGACATCCGGGCTCGCGGATCCGCAGAGGCTGATCCTGGCGGGCGGCTCATGGGGCGGTTATCTGACCCTGCTCGGCCTGGGCACCCAGCCCGAGGCCTGGGCGCTGGGCCTTGCGGCGGTACCGGTCGCGGACTACGTCACGGCGTACCACGACGAGATGGAAGCCCTGAAGGCGATGGACCGCACCCTGCTGGGCGGTACGCCGGAGGAGGTCCCGGAGAGGTTCGAGGCCTCCTCGCCGCTGACGTATGTGGACGCGGTCCGGGCCCCGGTCTATATCTCGGCGGGCGTCAACGACCCGCGCTGCCCGATCCGCCAGGTCGAGAACTATGTGGACCGGCTCGCCGCGCGCGGCGCGATGCACGAGGTGTACCGCTACGACGCGGGGCACGGCTCGCTGGTGGTGGAGGAGCGGATCAAGCAGGTGGGGCTGGAGCTCGCGTTCGCAGCCGAGCACCTGGGGCAGGGGGTGGACCTGGGGTAGCCGGCTGGCGGGACGGGCTCCGCGAACGGGGGGCGGGCCGAGGGGCGGTCGGCACGTTCCGTACCGTGGGGGTGTGTACCGGTTCCTGCTGACGCCCCGCTGGTGGGGGATCAATATCTTCGTCGTGCTGGCGATCCCCTTCTGTGTCTTCATGGGGTCGTGGCAGCTCGGCAAGTTCGAGGACCGCGTCACCACGCATCAGCAGGCCAAGCAGGGGCCCGCGCCGGGTGAGCAGAAGGCCGTGCCTCTGGACGAGCTGTTGCCCGTCGACCAGAAGACGTCGGGGCGGCAGGTGACGGCCGGCGGGCGGTACGGCAAGCAGTTCCTGGTGCCGGACCGGCAGTTGGACGGTGAGCGCGGCTCGTATGTGCTTACGCTGCTCAAGACCGACGGCGGCCGGACGCTGCCGGTGGTCCGCGGCTGGCTGCGGCAGGGCGCGGCCGCCCCCGCGGCACCCGCCGGCAGGGTCACCGTGGCCGGCGCCCTGCAGGCCTCGGAGACCCCGGGCACCGAAGGCGTGCACGCGGCGGGCGGGCTGCCGGGCGGACAGCTGGGGATGATCAGCGCGGCGTCGCTGGTGAACCTCGTGCCGGACGACGTGTACGACGCGTGGGTCACCCTCACGGAGGCCGACAGCGGACTGAAGCCGGTCCCGGCGTCCGCGCCGGAGGGCAGCGGGCTGGACTTGAAGGCGTTCCAGAACCTGGGCTACACCGGGGAGTGGTTCGTCTTCGCCGGCTTCGTGCTCTTCATGTGGTTCCGGCTGCTGCGCCGCGAAGCGGAGGCTGAGCGAGACCGAGCGCTTGGCCTGGAGCCCGCGTAACGGGCGCCGCCGGAACCCGCGCCAATCGGGGCGGGCCCACCTGCCCGACCTTCAAACCGAGCGGTGGGGGGGCGGGTAGGGCAGCTGCCGATGTGCGGCTCCGTCGCGCGGCGCCGCGGGCGCAGGCGCCGGCCCGGACCGGCCCGTCACTGAGCGCTCAGCACACCCGTGCGGTAGATCGTGCCTGAACACGCGTTGGTGATCGTCGTCTCCGCGCTGGGCGAGCCCACCCCGGTGGTGTGGGTCACGGCGACGCTGCCGTCCGCCGGGCCGTCGGCCGTGGGGACCAGCTGGGGCTCGGCGTTCCCCGAGGTCGTGCCCGTGCCTGTGCTCGCGCCCGACGAGCCGCCCTCCGACGGCGTGGGTTCGGGCGATGCTCCGGTGGTCGGGCAGCTGTCCTTCGGGACCCAGGCGAACTTCACCTCGTACGCCGTGTCCGGCTTCAGCAGCAGCGAAGCCGCCTCCTCCGAGGGGGCCGGCAGACCGGTCGCCGCGTCGCCCGCCGTGTGCTCGGCCACCGTGATCTTGGCGGGGTCGGCCGCGCCCAGCGCCTTGAAGGTGACCGTGCCGTCGCCGCTGACCGCGCAGTCGGTCTTGGAGACATTGGTGACGCGGAAGGTGCCGTACACCTTGCCCTCGGCGTCGGGCGCCGCCTGCGCCGCGGTGACGCCGAGCTGGCCGGACTCGCAGACCGCGGAGCTGGCGGGCGCGGTAACGGGCGGGTTGAGGACGCCGCCCGTCCTGCCGTCCGTGGCGCCGGAGGGCTGCTGTCCCGGCGTCGGGGTCGCGCCGCCCTTGTTCTGCCCGGTGCCCTGGCCGCCGGCGGAGGGGCTGCCCGTCCCCGACTCGCCGTCCTCGGCTCCCGCCTCGTCCCCGGTGCCTCCCTGAGCCTGTTCGCCGTGTCCGGCGTTGACGGGGTTGGCGCTGTCGCTGCCGCCGGAGGTCGCCACATGCACGAAGGCGGGGACGGCGGTGCCGATCAGCACCACCGCGGCCGCCGCACCGACCAGCGCCTGCCTTTTGCGGGCGCGTCGCGCAGGGACTGCCCTTCGCAGGTGGTCAAGGGCTCCTTCGGAGGGCTCCAGATCCTGCACCGCCCCTTGCAGCAGCCGCCGCAGGGCGACTTCGTCCCCGCCAAGGGCTCCAAGGCCGCCCAGCTCATTTTCCGGCCCGTAGTTCACAATTCCGTTCCCAGTCCGGTCGTCAAACGGCCCGTCCGGCCCGTACTGCTCA
This window of the Streptomyces sp. SLBN-118 genome carries:
- a CDS encoding prolyl oligopeptidase family serine peptidase, which translates into the protein MTEITDSTPELPGTPELPGMPDWEKRFRAPRVSLPDWAEDAPHRSLFVSNATGTYELYAWDRATGEQRQATDRPNGTTDGVLSPDGASILWFSDTDGDEFGVWMRQPFGGGDDEPAAPGLGPSYPAGLAIGRDGTSVVGRSTDEDGTTIHVVRKDAEPAEIYRHRESAGVGDLSHDGTLIAIEHTEHGDAMHSALRVVRLDGSPVCELDDTKGGTEELGLEVLGFAPVDGDTRLLVGHQRRGRWEPMIWDVASGEETDLAIDLPGDVNAEWYPDGSGLLVAHSFEARGELWRYDLATRELVRIETPAGSVSGATARPGGEVEYLWSSAALPPQVRSTSGGVVLDPPGMKAPESVPVEDAWVEGPGGRIHALVQRPAGATGPLPTVFEIHGGPTWHDSDEFAAGPAAWVDHGYAVVRVNYRGSTGYGRQWTDALKHRVGLIELEDIAAVREWAVTSGLADPQRLILAGGSWGGYLTLLGLGTQPEAWALGLAAVPVADYVTAYHDEMEALKAMDRTLLGGTPEEVPERFEASSPLTYVDAVRAPVYISAGVNDPRCPIRQVENYVDRLAARGAMHEVYRYDAGHGSLVVEERIKQVGLELAFAAEHLGQGVDLG
- a CDS encoding SURF1 family protein codes for the protein MYRFLLTPRWWGINIFVVLAIPFCVFMGSWQLGKFEDRVTTHQQAKQGPAPGEQKAVPLDELLPVDQKTSGRQVTAGGRYGKQFLVPDRQLDGERGSYVLTLLKTDGGRTLPVVRGWLRQGAAAPAAPAGRVTVAGALQASETPGTEGVHAAGGLPGGQLGMISAASLVNLVPDDVYDAWVTLTEADSGLKPVPASAPEGSGLDLKAFQNLGYTGEWFVFAGFVLFMWFRLLRREAEAERDRALGLEPA